The genomic DNA TTATTGATGTGGAAACAGCTATTTCCATCATGCCGCAGACATTCTATACTTTTGAAGTCTGTGGTTACAGAGTCATTATTCCATACAACACTTTCCCATCACTAGGGTGTGCATGATGccataaaaaatgtttttgtgcaAGTTCCAAGCTACTGGAGTTATGTCAATAGTTAacttaaatacattattttttatacaTGGTCACCCTGCCTTCCAAGgctttgctttaataaaaaggACTGGATCGTCTGAGAATGAAGTCAGTAGAGCTGTACCGATCTGCAGATCTGGTTGATACTTCCATCTTTTAACCTGCATGTTGTTTCCAGGATGATGATGATAgtaataatagtagtagtagcaataataataataataatacatttGCTTCTGTTTGTAGTGAAACACTGCTGGAGTTGAACGCTCTGTTTTAATGAGACACAGTGAATGAAACAGTATCCTGCAGTGCAAGAAGTACATGTCAGCTCTCCACTGCCTTGGCATTACGACCCAAGCTACAGTACAATATTCATAATTTTCTTGGTAATCTCCCAGAAAAACCTTCTTAATTTAATCTCTAATGGGATTATCAGCCTCATTAAATTGTAAATCTGTCACAGTCCAGCTGTTGTGGGAACCTGAACTTTCAGAATGTTATCAATTCACTGCTCTGATCTCTCTACCTGAAGTCCCTCCAGAAACTTTTAACACTTTCAGCTTCAAAAGCCTGGAGGGTCCTTCCCCACTCCCCTCGCCTACCACTTGTTCCCACAAAAATCCTTGTCTTTTTTCAAACTAAAAAGCCACAGATCTGCTTCTTTCCTGGAGTTAAGCCAATATACCCAACTGCAGACCTAACCCAGTGTCTCCGGTCTCATTTCTATATGGGCACCAGGCACATTTTGCAGAAGCCCCTACAAGAATGAACTGTGAAGAGCAAAAATCCATCTCATCGCTACCCTGCCTTATGAGCTGCGAACCAAGCTGACCCACTGCAAGTTTCATACCTCTGGAGAAGTCCAACAACTCTCAGCCTCTGTTCATCTATCGAGGGCAATACAAGCCCGGGCAGGTATTACAGCTGAGTGCCTTCACAGCACTATGTAAATACAGGTGCAAATGAGCTTTGGCCCTCAGACTTCTGGCAAGTTACAAACACTGTCCCCACTGTTACGAGGTGTCTCCTGCTGCACACAACGGGTGCAAACCTTCAGACCCTTCCCAAACTAAGATTCTTGCTGAAGGGGACAACTTTGCCTCTGTAAAGGACACAGAATCAGGACAAAACCGGTGTACCTGCTTCTCTAAGTCGCCATTGCACAAGGCTTGCAGATGGAAGGTTGCTAAATCCCAGAGGGCACTGACAGGTGACTAGATTCCAAAAAGAGAGGAAACTCCACCTTAGGAAACCATTACTGCTTGTTGCAGACAAGGCTGTCAGGAATACAGGTAATGAAGGATTAGTACTGGAGagacaggaaagaagcaatcttaaaataatttttgagttCTTTTTGTGCCCAAGTAAGGCAAACGAAgtggacacacacacaaacagtTACTTTCTCATACACCTGCAAAATCTCTTAGGAgagataaacaaaaaaatttggACTACAGCAGAGTGAGGATCGATTCTGAaggagctgggatttttttcttgtgcataGTAGtctaacaaaataaaagactgCCACTTTTATCCAACACCCTCCCTGCAGCAATAGTATGTAAACTCCAAGTGTCTTCAACctagcttcttttttctttcctatgtaACTAAAAAACAAAGTGGTTTGTGCCTGTAACAACCATttataatgtctttaaaaatatgttttaatgcCTTTGGCTTTTCAACATTATTTTGAGCAGCTTAAGTCAACTGGGAACAAGATTCGTGGGTCTCATGTTCTCGTGTTGTAAGAACACAACAAATCAAGTTCTCATAGCAGCAGTCTGCCCTACCAAAAGGGGTAGCCTTAATataaaggagaagagaaacattCCATATCCATAATTAGATAACTAATACTTCAGGCAAGATATGGCACCTTTAAAAGTGCCTTTTCAGTCTCggatttttctctgcttgttaCTACAGAAACCATCTAGCAACCAGAATCTAAGACAGACTCCAcccaaaacagagaaaaacaatatAGACAGAGTAggcttttcctcctgttttttttttctcccctttccccccctcctttttttttttttttttgaaagggtGGGTGAGTGCTAAGGAAAAGTATCTTACTGTGCAAAGGATAGGAGCATTTTGTATGCAGTTGAAACAGTAAAGCTCTGATTACAGAtggcagaaatgaaagcagGGAATGAGTAATGAGCAATGAGAAATGCGTAATGCGGGATGAGGATATAATTTCCACACATCGGCTAAAGAAAGGTTTACACTCTTaagcaataaaaacaaaccattAAGCCAGACCTGCACTGTCAGGAAGTATAAAACAGTTCTTGAAACTCTGCAGTTACTATACAAAAGCTTTTCATAAACTTTTGTTTCCTGATCTTCATAAAACATTAACATCAAGCTGCCATATGGCAATTAGCTGCCTCctgaaatcaataaaaaaacccccaaaaatcaACAATTTAGGAATAGCTGTACAATAAAATAGTTCAATAATTATCCTCTTCTAATAGTGTAGCAAAGTGGGTCTAATATAAATGCAGTCCAGATGAGCTCCTTCTTCAAAGCCGAGAGTACAATAAATCATGTTCCTCTCCAAGCCTCACCAGTACTGATTGCACAAGTGAGACCTCTAACTGCCTAGCAGGGGGGAAAGCAGGTGACAGTCTGTGGACACCCAAACCCAATTACCATGAGCAGGAAAGGTCTCTATGCCTGATAATGATGAGCCCAGGTGAGCACAGTGGAGCAGATCCTGCTCGGTGAAAATGGCCAATGCTCTCGGGAGAGCTTACCTCAACTGAAGATCTTCCCACGTCATTTTTACATGTTGCTGACCACAGAAGTCCAACTGAATTTTGCGCAAAAATTATCAAGCCACTCGACAAAGCTGTTACTGAGTCTCAAAAGGACAAGGAGAGATGCTGATCACATTTGTGTTTAGAGAGATGCTTATCTGAAATGCACAAAGGGTGACATTATCTATCACAATCTCTGCCTATATAGATTATATAAGTGCCTAGAAGCAATATGTTTAGGGGAAACGGGCTAAAGGGTAACAAAGGCAGTTTTGCCTTCCAgatcttctgctttttctcctcttcagaggaaaaaaaaggctcatTTCTTCTTGTAGAGCACTATAACACTAATAAGTACTAAAGAACTAAAATAAGTACTGGACTACTGTGGTAACAGCATATCTTTagtattttggtttatttagCAGTCAATACCAGACTTTGAAGATGTCAGAAAGTCCAAATCTTTCAGAAGGACTGCCTGATCATCAACCCTATTTAGCAGAGTTCAGGACCCCAACCGATCTCTAGGAGAATTTTCTACTACTCATGTATGAaagtctgttttgtttctttttttttttccaatgctAAACAAACTATTCAGTGCAGCACTCTCAACCTCTCTCTCTAGATTGGAGATGTAAGGattaaggatttaaaaatacattatgaaaCCAATTCTGCAGAAATTTATTGATGTGCTGAGCTTCACACATGCATATTTCCTCCTCAGTATCAGGATGGAACTGATGATTCTGTGACTAACACTAAGCAGGTATAGAAATGCTTACAAGAGTGGGTCTTAATAGGTTTACAATTATACATTGGTCTCAGTGTATTTTACTAAGGATGCAATTCTTTGTCAAGCAACAGGAGGTTTGCCTTTACAAGGAATGCGGCATCACGCCATGAGCCAGCTACTGCTCATGCATAGACAAGCGCCGTAGCCAATTTTTTTGAAACAAGATTAGCATCAATGTGTTCTCATGCCTTAGAGGAGAAGTAAAGCAGTCACCACTCCGTAAAAAGCCTCCCTCAATCTAGTTACACACTAAGGGCTAGGAGCTCTGAAACTTAAGCCTTGCAACGCTGGAGTTTAGGATCTGGTTAGAAGCGCCATGGGGTCTCTACTGATTTCAGCAGGTTGGGGATCATACATTTCCTGCTCACAGAGATGGTGCaatcttcagtttttcagcaCTTTATGTCCAGCTTTTGCAAGCTCAGGTTATAGAGTACGCTAGCGCTGCTGTGACTTGACTAGCACAACCATGCATCGCAAACCATCAATGAATTCCTGAAGAATCTTCAGTGTGGCATATCCTGCGACTGACAACCTTCCCAAAGCAACAGCCATAAACTCACTTATCGCCAGTAAAGCTGGCAACAAGCAAAAGGCAAACTAAACTTCTGCACATATGACGCTCCCTCGTAAAAACTTCAGCCATCAAAACAGCACTCctcttttgaaaaagcaaacagaggTTGTCCACCCAGTAAACTTGTAGGCCACTATGTAGTATCAGCATAACCAATAACATCGGCTACCTCTCAAAAATAAGCAGAGCCAAACTGCAGAGTGGTGGTTTGTtctctagtagctatgagaaATACTGCTGGTACAAAGAAATATGTCAGTTTTTATCTCGCCACAGAAACTTCCACCTAGCCTAAGATACTTTTAGCTcacaagagaaaaatggaagcagCCAACAGGTAATTAGTTTTTCTTGCCTATCCTCTGTACCCATTGTGTTGTGTGACGATTAGCAGCAGAGAACTGTTCTATAAGAAGACCCGTAAGACATCGTCAAGTTAGCCTTTCTGATCAACAAACCTATTTACTACCTTTGCTGTAACCCAGATGGTTCTTTGGGGAGGGCCATGAGAAAGAGGAGGCTTCTGTCAATAAAAAGTTAGGCTAATAGGAGGCCCAAATCAGAGTTTCCCAGAGTTGACTTAGAGAGGTCTCTAATGGGCCAACTGCACACATGGCTTTAGGAAGTGCTGCCTCAGTTCACCAAATCCAGAAATGGATCCACCACGGAGCGCAAGAGGGTTCTGAGATCTCTGCAGGTACCAGCACAGAGTCGTTATATATCCACTAAAGACACTGGAGAGCTCCTGAAATAGGCGGGAACTCACCACTAGCAGCCTAACACAAGTTCATTCTGTTCCCGGCTTCAGTGTGCTTTGCAGTGGATCACCAAGAAGCCAATTTAAGCTACTTTCCCGCTCTACTGTTCCAGCACAACTTTCACGCAACAAGCAACCCAGCCTCTGTGTGCTCGTCCCAGGTTGCACAGCTGGTAACCTGACTGCCATACCGGTCTTCTAACTCACAACAGGCACAATTAAGCATTAGCTTTAAAGCTCCGTTTGCCAACTGCAAATGCCCCTTTTGCCCCTTACATGAAGGATTTAACAAGAAGATGTAAGCATAAGTTATCCTTGTGATGACTGCACAAGTGAACCATTTTTCCTTACAGACTGgacttttcagaaagaaacaccAGAGTTCTGTGATTTATTCTGAAATAGATTTAAacatttggggggaaaaaataaaaaaagctttcaaacaCAAAACCCTGGGAAGGAAGACAAGCTAatctgcaaaacagcaaaaccatcAGCTGAGGTTAGATAGGAGGCTGCATATGACAACGGCTTGCTGTATGTAGGGCAAAAACTGAAGATTAATTTCACTATAACACTCCACAGAAGTGAGCTCTCATCTGAGGTGAGGAAGTATGCAACACTTTTCCAACTGTTAAAGACAAGGGCCGGTACAAATAAGATAATTATTCCTCTTTAGCATAcataatcacaaaaaaaaaagatgacattttagtttttattattttatatttggcCAGGACTTTTAAAGGAAGgacttttaaaggaaacatcAAACATTCACTTTTCTGTAGGTCTAGAAAGGATTCAGTCTTCCCCCACCCCCGCCTCCCATAGGATTTCTATTGGCCCTTCTTGTACTCACACTGCAAATTAGTTGGGAATAGCAGTATTTATACTAGATCAGCAATGTCTGGTTCTTATCCAACTGTTCCACCTAAAGAGGATGCCAGTTCTCATGGATTGGACAGCCCACCCTGCAGCATTCCTGAGAATTGTACAATATAATAATCTTGAAAGTCAGCAGAGTGGATTATCCACTTTTTTCTGGACTTGAACTTGTGACCTTAACAGTagcacagcagaaagcaaatgtgCTATGCACTTTGCCATAGTAACCTTCCATGTATTCTTTTCAACTTAAATACACACAATTGAAACAGCTACAATTTTGGAAAATTATGTACAAAccctatatttttttctttttgattacatataaatacaaattagCTATTCTTCTAAAAAGTGGTTAtaatagtaaataaatacaaaataagaaTCTGACCATTATACTTCATGTGCTGGGGTTAAACCCATATAAAATGTACaactaaaatacatttaaaatctttaaaggaatatttctctgattaaaatatttgttttcccaACTTTTTCGTagacataaatatattttcaaaatagttgtgttttttttttctttccatttcattaCATAAATAAAGTCTTCATTGGGAAATATTAAAgtgtcagctttttttttttttgtatttgtctAATATATTTGCTGTGTTAGCGGCACCCACAACCCTCCACAACCATATCTTGATAGTTCTTTAATACAACTTTTTCATTCTCATCAAGGTAGAGCATGGAAATAGCACTCAGTTCTGTCGGCACACAGCAAGCCTTGGGGATTTTGGAATTCACTGAATTGACCAAAGTCTGAACAATGGCATGGTTTGTTGAGTTTAGATGATCTGCCAGCGGAAAAGGACATTCCCCGTGGCAGTAAAAGGCACTATACCCCGGCGGGGCAACAATCCAGTCATTCCACCCCACATCATTGAAGTCCACATATAACGGATGCCTTTTGCAACTGTATTTGTGGCGTTTACGCTGTTTGTGTTTTGCTTGACgcttttctcttttatgaaGCGGGTGTCCCTTGCCATCATGCCCAAACGTTACTAACAATGGCCTGAGCTGAGACCAGCTATCTTCATCCTGATGTAAAGACCTGCTAATCCTAACGTGCCTCTTGGAGGCACTGTTCTCTTTGTCCAAGTGAACCACCTCTACGACAAACCCATGATTAGGTTGTCCATGTGCAATCCACCTCAAAACAGCTGGCGTTACATCAAAACTTTCCCATTTACTTGCATTATGATGCACCAACCTGGTGTCCAAAAGTCTTGTGACAGGGTCCTTAGAGGTGGCTGTGGCTGGCTTtataatttcataaatattaataCGGTGATGGTAGCTGCTGTTGTTCTCAAGGGCTCCGTGCACCTGTTTCCGAAAAATCTGGAGTTCAGCTGAGGTGATAGACTCCTCATTAGGGATGGAAGTTAAATTGAAGAAGAAACGCCGTGCTGTTCTCCCACTTGCTTCTGGCAGTTCTTCCAAAACTTCTAAGTTGAttaaacagggaaaataaaaaaaagaaagaaagaaaagaatcagcAACTGAGACAAGCAACCAAACCCCTCAGATAGTCTGCTGCTGGCAACTTCCAAGCGACAGCTAACGCATGTGACATACAAGATCTGAAAGACTTTCATGCAGAAAATACCATCTCCTTTCTCCttgtctttctgcttctttatgCAAGCGTGTATAGCATGAAGTTAAGAATGCTTCATTCATTGTTATGCATTTTGATTGAATACTGGTGCCCTTTGCATTGCAGGTGGTTATAATAAATGGCAAGAAACACACAGCATTACTTTGGAATTCCCGGACACTAGTGAGAAAACTTAAGCGCTATAGTTAGTGGGGGTCTGATGAGAACCATTAAAACTGATTGAGGACTTAGGGTAACTATTGCATTTCTGCGCCTTTCAAGAATATGGCTCTAACGTCAATCCCTTAAACTccattctgaaaaatattact from Gavia stellata isolate bGavSte3 chromosome 23, bGavSte3.hap2, whole genome shotgun sequence includes the following:
- the BMP2 gene encoding bone morphogenetic protein 2; translation: MVAATRSLLALLLCQVLLGGAAGLMPEVGRRRFSEPGRAASAAQRPEDLLSEFELRLLHMFGLKRRPSPGKDVVIPPYMLDLYRLHAGQQLGQPPALGYPLERAASRANTVRSFHHEEVLEELPEASGRTARRFFFNLTSIPNEESITSAELQIFRKQVHGALENNSSYHHRINIYEIIKPATATSKDPVTRLLDTRLVHHNASKWESFDVTPAVLRWIAHGQPNHGFVVEVVHLDKENSASKRHVRISRSLHQDEDSWSQLRPLLVTFGHDGKGHPLHKREKRQAKHKQRKRHKYSCKRHPLYVDFNDVGWNDWIVAPPGYSAFYCHGECPFPLADHLNSTNHAIVQTLVNSVNSKIPKACCVPTELSAISMLYLDENEKVVLKNYQDMVVEGCGCR